A genome region from Catenulispora sp. MAP5-51 includes the following:
- a CDS encoding flavin reductase family protein — MTTASAAHSPRGAVGGGAGVGRADDAAGGLGAVGGGGAGAAGAASLSREAAAGTISAADGFAADREAVRSGLRWHAKGVAVITAGVHQPVGFAATSLATVSFEPPVLSFAVRKRSASWPVLAAEDRVMVHLLADDQADLARLFGVSGGAKFAEGIRWSRGAEGLPVLDGALAWIMLTVVRRLHFDGHAIVLGRITAVRASAGRRPLIHHDGAYGALA, encoded by the coding sequence ATGACCACGGCCTCCGCCGCACATTCACCGCGCGGTGCCGTGGGCGGCGGGGCCGGCGTCGGTCGCGCGGACGATGCCGCCGGCGGCTTGGGTGCCGTCGGCGGCGGCGGGGCTGGTGCGGCTGGCGCGGCGAGCCTCAGCCGTGAAGCCGCCGCCGGCACCATCAGCGCCGCCGACGGCTTCGCCGCCGATCGGGAAGCAGTGCGCTCCGGCCTGCGCTGGCATGCCAAGGGGGTCGCCGTCATCACCGCGGGTGTGCACCAGCCGGTCGGCTTCGCCGCGACGTCGCTGGCCACCGTCTCCTTCGAGCCGCCGGTGCTGTCCTTCGCGGTGCGCAAGCGGTCGGCGTCCTGGCCGGTGCTGGCCGCCGAGGACCGGGTGATGGTGCATCTGCTCGCCGACGACCAGGCGGATCTGGCGCGGTTGTTCGGGGTCTCCGGCGGGGCGAAGTTCGCCGAGGGGATCCGGTGGAGCCGCGGGGCCGAGGGGTTGCCGGTCCTGGACGGGGCGCTGGCGTGGATCATGCTCACCGTCGTGCGGCGGCTGCACTTCGACGGGCACGCGATCGTGCTCGGGCGGATCACCGCGGTACGGGCCTCGGCCGGGCGCCGGCCGCTGATCCACCATGACGGTGCGTACGGCGCCCTGGCCTGA
- a CDS encoding BTAD domain-containing putative transcriptional regulator translates to MATDEYRVELLGPPRIQVAGEAIDLGGPRQEKLLTVLVLEADRVLPVEALVDALWDEDPPATARRQVHNAVSELRRRLGPAREVVVSNRYGYRACVSARNVDVHRFRELVAVAGRAASDKRPAEAITAFDSALGLWRGSALAGMEGPAMRLAAARLEEERLSALEQLVGLRLDQGGGPDYVPALRELVAEHPFRDPFRGQLMLALYRSGRQAEALDVYERGRAQLAGDLGLDMRAGLRRLHELILRNDPSLDAPCRAASELSMPSAPAASTASAPAPAPHKAVVTQNLRTEQIRATPGDNFLPCPVRDFVGREDDLEGLTRALVADPDSAGVVCLDGMAGAGKTALALQAAHLVADRFPDGQFFVDLRAHSPGQGPLPPATALDWLLRAAGYGPEIPADPAQQTAAWRALLAKRRALVVLDDALDARQIRPLIPGAGRSMVLVTSRKRLLDLEAADTHSLDVLSEQDSVALFTRIVGDARTQAEPAAVADIIVFCDRLPLAIRIAASRLRHRPGWSVADMADRLRGGPGLTELVAGDRSVAGAFEVSYRRLGQPDQDVFRALSLHPGRDFDAAAAAALAGLPTDRATACLERLVDVNLLGQDRFGRYRLPDLIRRYAASKALRSDCPERREAALDRLRSHYRRLAVAAMTLADPGSGLWTEIWGPAEETPAGAHTANDSNNTNNAHTPPTAHAPDTGGLPRTVDDVVSLLRDERANLTAVIGLTASGPHPEQTCQLAVATASLLVHGGYAQEALPSLELAVRDATAAADLRGRAAARLHTGLALRTLGRHQEAVEALKAALAEFDALGDLQGMSRTLRNLGCVHHMRGDFDKALHHYQRALELARKIGAGRDEAAALANIGSLLGCMHKHEEALWHHEQALTRSEELANPYLQVIALTNIGVARSRLGDGVHARTALHRALELAARIGARHVEGGVCCSIADLLHRDGDHAGALPWARRALAVAAQSDNPILESTTWNLIGRLQFGLGHLAAARASHLRALSLCRDRGIRYEEAVAWEGLAAVARGDGDSEVAGDYADQAVAMFHDADSDRAAAVLAAALAAG, encoded by the coding sequence TTGGCCACCGACGAATACCGCGTCGAGCTGCTGGGACCGCCGAGGATCCAGGTGGCCGGGGAGGCGATCGACCTCGGCGGCCCGCGGCAGGAGAAGCTGCTGACCGTGCTGGTGCTCGAAGCCGACCGGGTCCTGCCGGTCGAGGCCCTGGTCGACGCGCTGTGGGACGAGGACCCGCCGGCGACGGCGCGGCGCCAGGTCCACAACGCGGTGTCCGAGCTCCGACGGCGCCTGGGCCCGGCGCGCGAGGTCGTGGTCAGCAACCGGTACGGCTACCGGGCCTGCGTGTCCGCCCGGAACGTCGACGTCCACCGCTTCCGGGAACTGGTCGCCGTCGCCGGGCGCGCCGCCTCCGACAAGCGCCCGGCCGAGGCGATCACGGCGTTCGACAGCGCGCTGGGCCTGTGGCGCGGGTCCGCGCTGGCCGGGATGGAGGGCCCTGCGATGCGGCTGGCCGCGGCCCGGCTGGAGGAAGAGCGGCTGTCCGCCCTCGAGCAGCTGGTCGGTCTGCGCCTGGACCAGGGCGGCGGCCCGGATTACGTGCCGGCCCTGCGTGAACTGGTCGCCGAGCACCCGTTCCGCGATCCGTTCCGCGGCCAGCTGATGCTGGCGCTATACCGGTCGGGGCGGCAGGCGGAAGCCTTGGACGTCTACGAACGAGGCCGGGCCCAGCTGGCCGGCGATCTCGGGCTGGACATGCGGGCCGGCCTGCGACGGCTGCACGAGCTGATCCTGCGCAACGATCCGTCCCTGGACGCGCCCTGCCGCGCGGCGTCGGAACTGTCGATGCCGTCCGCGCCGGCAGCGTCCACCGCGTCGGCCCCCGCCCCGGCACCGCACAAGGCCGTCGTCACGCAGAACCTCCGCACCGAGCAGATCCGCGCCACCCCGGGCGACAACTTCCTCCCCTGCCCGGTCCGCGACTTCGTCGGCCGCGAGGACGACCTCGAAGGGCTGACCCGGGCCCTGGTCGCCGACCCGGACAGCGCGGGCGTGGTGTGTCTGGACGGCATGGCCGGCGCCGGGAAGACAGCGCTGGCCCTGCAAGCCGCGCACCTCGTCGCCGACCGGTTCCCGGACGGGCAGTTCTTCGTCGACCTGCGCGCCCACTCGCCGGGCCAGGGACCGCTGCCGCCGGCCACGGCGCTGGACTGGCTGCTGCGCGCCGCCGGATACGGACCGGAGATCCCCGCCGACCCGGCGCAGCAGACGGCCGCCTGGCGCGCGCTGCTGGCCAAGCGCCGAGCCCTGGTGGTGCTGGACGACGCCCTGGACGCCCGCCAGATCAGGCCCCTGATCCCCGGTGCGGGCCGCTCGATGGTGCTGGTCACCAGCCGCAAACGGCTGCTCGACCTGGAAGCCGCGGACACGCACTCGCTGGACGTGCTGTCCGAACAGGATTCCGTGGCGCTGTTCACGCGCATCGTCGGGGACGCCCGGACACAGGCCGAACCCGCCGCCGTCGCCGACATCATCGTGTTCTGCGACCGCCTGCCGCTGGCGATCCGGATCGCCGCCTCGCGGCTGCGGCACCGGCCCGGATGGTCGGTGGCGGACATGGCCGACCGCCTGCGCGGCGGACCCGGCCTGACCGAACTGGTCGCCGGGGACCGCAGCGTGGCCGGCGCGTTCGAGGTCTCCTACCGCCGCCTCGGCCAGCCGGACCAGGACGTCTTCAGAGCCCTGAGCCTGCACCCCGGCCGGGACTTCGACGCCGCCGCCGCGGCCGCGCTGGCCGGCCTGCCGACCGACCGGGCCACGGCCTGCCTGGAACGCCTCGTCGACGTGAACCTGCTGGGCCAGGACCGTTTCGGACGCTACCGGCTGCCCGACCTGATCCGGCGGTACGCGGCGAGCAAGGCGCTGCGGTCGGATTGCCCGGAGCGGCGCGAGGCGGCGCTGGACCGGCTGCGCTCGCACTACCGGCGGCTCGCCGTGGCGGCGATGACGCTGGCCGACCCGGGCTCGGGCTTGTGGACCGAGATCTGGGGCCCGGCCGAGGAAACGCCGGCCGGCGCGCACACTGCGAACGACTCGAACAACACAAACAACGCGCACACCCCACCCACCGCACACGCCCCGGACACCGGCGGCCTGCCCCGCACCGTCGACGACGTCGTCAGCCTGCTCCGGGACGAGCGCGCGAACCTGACGGCCGTCATCGGCCTGACCGCCTCGGGCCCGCACCCGGAACAGACCTGCCAGTTGGCCGTGGCGACCGCCTCACTGCTGGTCCACGGCGGCTACGCCCAGGAGGCCCTGCCCAGTCTGGAATTGGCGGTCCGCGACGCCACCGCGGCCGCGGACCTCAGAGGGCGGGCAGCGGCCCGACTGCACACCGGTCTGGCGCTGCGAACCCTGGGCCGGCATCAGGAAGCGGTCGAGGCGCTGAAGGCGGCGCTGGCGGAGTTCGACGCCCTCGGCGACCTGCAGGGGATGTCCCGAACGCTGCGCAACCTGGGCTGTGTCCACCACATGCGTGGCGACTTCGACAAGGCCCTGCACCACTACCAGCGGGCTTTGGAACTGGCCCGCAAGATCGGCGCGGGCCGCGACGAGGCGGCGGCGCTGGCGAACATCGGCTCGCTGCTGGGGTGCATGCACAAGCACGAGGAAGCGCTGTGGCACCACGAGCAGGCCCTGACCCGCAGCGAGGAACTCGCCAACCCCTACCTGCAAGTCATAGCCCTGACGAACATCGGCGTGGCACGGTCCAGGCTCGGCGACGGGGTCCACGCCCGCACCGCCCTGCACCGCGCCCTGGAACTGGCCGCGCGGATCGGCGCCCGGCACGTCGAGGGCGGCGTGTGCTGCTCGATCGCCGACCTGCTGCACCGCGACGGCGACCACGCCGGCGCGCTGCCGTGGGCGCGGCGGGCGCTGGCCGTGGCCGCGCAGAGCGACAACCCCATTCTGGAGAGCACCACCTGGAACCTCATCGGCAGGCTCCAGTTCGGACTCGGCCACCTGGCGGCGGCCCGTGCCAGCCATCTCAGGGCCCTGTCGCTGTGCCGGGACCGGGGCATCCGCTACGAGGAGGCCGTGGCCTGGGAAGGCCTGGCGGCGGTCGCCCGCGGCGACGGCGACTCCGAGGTCGCCGGCGACTACGCGGACCAAGCCGTCGCGATGTTCCACGACGCGGACTCCGACCGGGCCGCCGCCGTGCTGGCGGCGGCCCTGGCAGCGGGCTGA
- a CDS encoding AAA family ATPase, translated as MHDRWRASVTEVRPMSGSCDSRRVPSHGGVVTSLSAPSALEPSPPPPLFKLASLPPLGPVEREAILTDLDALLAASRDAGRIAWVTGEAGIGKSTLIHRFADRHRGRVRFLAGCCDPAVGRPRSRALWRDLARQAGLEAKAAKNPMALADGLARLAREHGGLVVVLEDLQWADEAAVDMLTAIGRRLERCPALFIMTCRTEQVPPGHRLSAMLAAVPAHAVTYLAVPLLSPFAVAELARDAGRPDPGLYRLSGGNPLLANEILACGAEPDGPGASGMPDAASRLGALAASRMAELRPAARKVAHLVALAPDGVEPWLLETLEASGGLEPLGTLGTLEALEGGDEAAADECLASGLLVRRAGRIDFRHGILKQVVRDLTPLFTRRALHRDLLRALVAHPDRPGVTAARLVFHAIGCDDDDVIRRHAPHAAREAADCGASETAIGLYEAALAHTDPLDHAGRGELLDALAEQAYLSGRLREACAAGRDAVSAWEAADRADRAGRALRRLARALWLVGDRPAAWEAAGRAADLLDRVGNAAALALAHAELSRLEVLVPHPASALESANRAIRAAETADDARAGSAALIALGSAKLAGGEADGRSEVARGWLIALEHGLGDEAGHAAAMLAGHDIVHREHAAAAAVLDDALQPTVLALAPPHHSGQLLALRSWLRLEWGDWNGALCDAEESLQRIGFTGPTAVPALSTLARLRARQGLAGASEPAHRAVRIAEAAGELQAVVLATVAEAEHFWLSDRETLRVDRLVVAFGQAWRARHPWFAGELAWWLRRAGTPAPVASWFAEPYRLLLAGDCQTAAKAWALLGCGYEQAEALACSDLPEDLARALELSSALGADPLARRLRRRLRRFRGLVVQRGPRPASVNHPAGLTSRQAEVLMLLSAGLSNAAIAERLSVSTRTAEHHVAAVLTKLAVTSRRHAADAAARLGMRPAGPESVRFG; from the coding sequence ATGCACGACCGATGGCGCGCCAGTGTCACCGAGGTCCGACCGATGTCAGGGTCGTGCGATTCCCGGCGGGTGCCGAGCCACGGTGGCGTGGTGACTTCACTGTCTGCTCCGAGCGCACTCGAGCCGTCCCCGCCACCGCCCCTTTTCAAGCTAGCATCGCTGCCACCACTGGGACCCGTAGAACGCGAGGCCATCCTCACCGATCTGGACGCCTTGCTGGCCGCCAGCCGCGACGCCGGCCGGATCGCCTGGGTGACCGGCGAGGCCGGGATCGGTAAGAGCACCCTGATACACCGCTTCGCCGACCGGCACCGCGGGCGGGTTCGCTTTCTCGCAGGGTGCTGCGATCCGGCGGTCGGACGCCCTCGGAGCCGGGCGCTGTGGCGGGACCTCGCCCGGCAGGCCGGTCTGGAGGCGAAGGCCGCGAAGAATCCGATGGCCCTGGCGGACGGCCTGGCCCGCTTGGCCCGGGAACACGGCGGGCTGGTGGTGGTCCTGGAGGACCTGCAATGGGCCGACGAGGCCGCCGTCGACATGCTGACCGCGATCGGGCGCCGGTTGGAGCGATGTCCGGCCCTGTTCATCATGACCTGCCGGACCGAGCAGGTGCCGCCGGGGCATCGGCTCAGTGCGATGCTTGCGGCGGTTCCGGCGCACGCGGTCACCTACCTCGCGGTGCCCCTGCTCTCGCCCTTCGCCGTGGCCGAGCTGGCGCGGGACGCCGGACGGCCGGACCCGGGCCTGTACCGGCTCAGCGGCGGGAATCCGTTGCTGGCGAACGAGATCCTCGCCTGCGGGGCCGAACCGGATGGGCCGGGTGCATCGGGCATGCCGGACGCCGCGTCCCGGCTCGGCGCGTTGGCCGCGTCCCGGATGGCCGAGCTGCGGCCGGCTGCGCGGAAGGTGGCACACCTCGTCGCTCTCGCACCGGACGGCGTGGAGCCGTGGCTGCTGGAGACGCTGGAAGCGTCGGGAGGGTTGGAACCGCTGGGGACGCTGGGGACGCTGGAGGCACTGGAGGGCGGCGACGAAGCGGCGGCGGACGAGTGCCTGGCCTCCGGGCTGCTCGTGCGCAGGGCCGGCCGGATCGACTTCCGGCACGGGATCCTGAAGCAGGTCGTCCGCGATCTGACGCCGCTGTTCACCCGCCGCGCGCTCCACCGCGACCTGCTGCGAGCTCTCGTCGCCCACCCGGACCGGCCCGGCGTCACCGCTGCCCGCCTGGTTTTCCACGCGATCGGCTGCGACGACGACGACGTGATCCGGCGCCATGCCCCGCACGCCGCCCGGGAAGCCGCCGACTGCGGGGCGTCGGAGACGGCGATCGGGCTCTACGAGGCAGCGCTCGCGCACACCGATCCGCTCGATCACGCGGGTCGCGGCGAGCTGCTGGACGCGTTGGCCGAGCAGGCCTATCTGAGCGGTCGCCTGAGGGAAGCGTGTGCGGCGGGACGCGACGCGGTCTCGGCCTGGGAGGCCGCCGACCGGGCCGACCGGGCCGGGCGGGCACTGCGTCGCCTGGCGCGTGCGCTCTGGCTGGTCGGGGACCGGCCCGCCGCGTGGGAAGCCGCCGGCCGGGCCGCCGATTTGCTTGACAGGGTTGGGAATGCGGCCGCGCTCGCGCTGGCGCATGCGGAGCTGTCGCGCCTGGAGGTGCTCGTCCCGCATCCGGCGTCGGCGCTCGAGTCCGCCAACCGGGCGATCCGGGCTGCCGAAACCGCTGACGATGCGCGAGCCGGGTCCGCCGCATTGATAGCTCTGGGTTCTGCGAAGCTCGCGGGAGGCGAGGCCGACGGCCGGTCCGAGGTGGCTCGGGGTTGGCTGATCGCGCTGGAGCACGGGCTCGGCGACGAGGCCGGACACGCGGCTGCCATGCTGGCCGGCCATGACATCGTGCACCGTGAGCACGCAGCTGCTGCCGCAGTGCTCGACGACGCGCTGCAACCGACGGTTCTCGCCCTCGCCCCGCCGCACCACTCCGGCCAACTCCTCGCCCTGCGCTCCTGGCTCCGCCTTGAGTGGGGCGACTGGAATGGCGCGCTATGCGACGCGGAGGAATCACTCCAGCGGATCGGGTTCACCGGCCCGACCGCCGTTCCCGCGCTGAGCACCCTCGCGCGGCTCCGTGCCCGGCAGGGCTTGGCCGGTGCGAGCGAACCGGCCCACCGGGCCGTCCGGATCGCCGAGGCGGCGGGCGAGCTCCAGGCCGTCGTGCTGGCCACGGTCGCCGAAGCCGAACACTTCTGGCTCTCGGACCGGGAGACCCTGCGCGTCGACCGGCTGGTGGTGGCCTTCGGCCAGGCCTGGCGCGCCCGCCACCCGTGGTTCGCCGGCGAGCTGGCCTGGTGGCTGCGCAGGGCCGGGACGCCGGCGCCGGTCGCCAGTTGGTTCGCCGAGCCCTACCGTCTGCTGTTGGCGGGGGATTGCCAGACGGCGGCGAAAGCCTGGGCGCTCCTGGGCTGCGGCTATGAGCAGGCCGAGGCTCTTGCTTGCAGTGACCTCCCCGAGGATCTGGCACGGGCTCTGGAACTGTCCAGCGCGTTGGGCGCCGACCCTCTCGCGCGCCGGCTGCGGCGTCGGCTGCGCCGGTTCCGCGGACTGGTCGTGCAGCGCGGGCCGCGCCCGGCGTCGGTCAACCACCCGGCCGGACTGACATCGCGGCAGGCGGAGGTGCTGATGCTGTTGTCCGCGGGGCTGAGCAACGCCGCCATCGCCGAGCGCCTGAGCGTGTCGACCCGCACCGCGGAGCACCACGTGGCGGCAGTCCTGACCAAGCTGGCCGTGACTTCTCGCCGGCACGCGGCCGACGCGGCGGCCCGCCTGGGGATGCGACCGGCCGGACCGGAGAGCGTCCGCTTCGGGTAA
- a CDS encoding FadR/GntR family transcriptional regulator, which produces MDEIKPPQRVASLASQLVASLRELIESGEWPVGMRIPPEQVLVEQLGVGRSTLREALGALSHLGLLEARVGDGTYVRASSELQSVMVRRASAGRRDEVLELRAVLEEYASGIAALRRSEDVRRLRELSEVMAKASTPDDMAALAGADGTFHRAVAQASGNSLLIEVYDYLGTALASALGGLPWSDSAATEHAEQHRLLVDAIEARDEDEARRAAAAIVGLTRTPPDR; this is translated from the coding sequence ATGGACGAGATCAAACCTCCCCAGCGCGTGGCGAGCCTGGCATCGCAGCTGGTGGCCAGCCTGCGCGAACTGATCGAGAGCGGCGAGTGGCCGGTCGGGATGCGGATCCCGCCCGAGCAGGTCCTCGTCGAGCAGCTGGGCGTCGGCCGGTCCACGCTGCGCGAGGCGCTGGGTGCGCTCTCGCATCTGGGGCTGCTGGAAGCGCGGGTCGGCGACGGGACATACGTGCGCGCCTCCAGCGAGCTCCAGTCGGTGATGGTGCGGCGGGCGAGCGCGGGGCGGCGGGACGAGGTGCTCGAACTGCGTGCGGTCCTGGAGGAGTACGCCTCCGGGATCGCCGCGCTCCGGCGCAGCGAGGACGTCCGGCGGCTGCGGGAGCTCTCGGAGGTCATGGCGAAGGCCAGCACCCCCGACGACATGGCCGCGCTGGCGGGAGCGGACGGCACGTTCCACCGGGCCGTGGCGCAGGCCAGCGGGAACAGTCTGCTGATCGAGGTCTACGACTACCTCGGCACCGCCCTGGCCTCGGCCCTCGGCGGCCTGCCCTGGTCCGACAGCGCCGCCACGGAGCACGCCGAGCAGCACCGCCTTCTGGTCGACGCCATCGAGGCCCGCGACGAGGACGAGGCGCGCCGCGCCGCCGCGGCGATCGTCGGGCTCACCCGGACCCCCCCGGACCGGTAG
- a CDS encoding MFS transporter, whose translation MSTTTNGGTGAGTDLSVPAHISPTASLDRDHPGGHGNDPGGENSPDRRTRHAVAPSLLIGIVLVAANLRTPLTGVGALLPTIQHGSGLSEGWSGLLNTLPLLTFAATSPLVARASHRFGTSRLLAAALAALGASLVVAAGFALLALSPSAYLAACTLLGLGGGTTLVLALTFQSQRAGSAGDAAALAGMAQSIGYLVAATGPLLLGILHHGDQGWTLPLSLLVALSVLMAGTGYGAGRDRQVHD comes from the coding sequence ATGAGCACGACCACAAACGGGGGCACCGGCGCGGGCACGGACCTTTCAGTCCCGGCCCATATATCGCCGACCGCTTCCCTGGACCGCGATCACCCTGGTGGCCACGGCAACGACCCCGGCGGCGAGAACAGCCCCGACCGCCGAACCCGCCACGCGGTGGCGCCGAGCCTGCTGATCGGCATCGTCCTCGTCGCGGCGAACCTGCGCACCCCGCTCACCGGCGTCGGCGCGCTGCTGCCGACGATCCAGCACGGCAGCGGCCTGTCCGAGGGCTGGAGCGGCCTGCTCAACACCCTGCCACTGCTCACGTTCGCGGCGACCTCTCCGCTGGTCGCCCGGGCATCGCATCGGTTCGGCACGTCGCGGCTGCTGGCCGCCGCGCTCGCCGCGCTGGGCGCCTCGCTCGTCGTCGCCGCCGGCTTCGCGCTCCTGGCGCTGTCACCGTCGGCCTACCTGGCGGCCTGCACTCTGCTGGGACTCGGCGGCGGCACGACGCTGGTGCTCGCGCTGACGTTCCAGAGCCAGCGCGCGGGCAGTGCCGGGGACGCGGCGGCCCTGGCCGGCATGGCGCAGTCGATCGGCTACCTGGTCGCCGCCACCGGACCGCTCCTGCTCGGCATCCTGCACCACGGCGATCAGGGCTGGACGCTGCCGCTGTCGCTGCTCGTGGCGCTCAGTGTCCTCATGGCCGGCACCGGATACGGAGCGGGACGCGACCGCCAGGTGCACGACTAG
- a CDS encoding peptidase S8 encodes MTARIRLLLSMLAALLLAMAVPSFADANASVAATTFAHPMFVPGHAAPGLHPDLVPSGYGPSDLQSAYKLPSGTNGAGRTVAIVDANNDPTAEADLGVYRAQYGLPACTTANGCFKKVNQTGGTSYPPTDPGWATEISLDLDMVSAVCPKCHILLVEATSASYANLGAAVNEAAALHASTISNSYGGGDLADTSAPYYNHPGIMITASSGDGGYGVEFPASSRYVTAVGGTTLTRASNSRGWTESAWSGAGSGCSAYNPALSGQAGFNTGCARRAVADVSAVADPNTGVAVYDSTPYNGSSGWQVYGGTSVASPVIASVYALAGNAASINNNYPYTHDSASTFFDVTTGSNGSCSPTQLCHARAGWDGPTGLGTPNGVGGF; translated from the coding sequence GTGACAGCTCGTATCAGGCTCCTGCTCTCCATGCTCGCCGCGCTCCTGCTGGCCATGGCCGTGCCCTCGTTCGCCGACGCGAACGCCTCGGTCGCGGCCACCACCTTCGCGCACCCGATGTTCGTGCCCGGGCACGCCGCGCCCGGCCTGCACCCGGACCTCGTGCCCTCCGGCTACGGACCGTCCGACCTGCAGTCCGCGTACAAGCTGCCCTCGGGCACCAACGGCGCGGGCCGGACCGTGGCCATCGTCGACGCCAACAACGACCCGACCGCCGAGGCCGACCTCGGCGTGTACCGGGCGCAGTACGGCCTGCCGGCGTGCACCACGGCCAACGGCTGCTTCAAGAAGGTGAACCAGACCGGCGGCACGAGCTACCCGCCGACCGACCCCGGCTGGGCCACGGAGATCTCGCTGGACCTGGACATGGTCTCGGCGGTCTGCCCCAAGTGCCACATCCTGCTGGTCGAGGCCACCTCGGCGTCCTACGCCAACCTGGGCGCGGCGGTGAACGAGGCGGCGGCGCTGCACGCCAGCACGATCTCCAACAGCTACGGCGGCGGCGACCTGGCCGACACCTCGGCCCCGTACTACAACCACCCCGGCATCATGATCACCGCCAGCTCCGGTGACGGCGGCTACGGCGTGGAGTTCCCGGCGTCCTCGCGCTACGTCACCGCGGTCGGCGGCACCACCCTGACCCGCGCCTCCAACTCACGCGGCTGGACCGAGTCCGCCTGGTCCGGCGCCGGCTCCGGCTGCTCGGCCTACAACCCGGCCCTGAGCGGCCAGGCCGGCTTCAACACCGGCTGCGCGCGGCGCGCCGTGGCCGACGTCTCGGCCGTGGCCGACCCGAACACCGGCGTCGCGGTCTACGACTCGACCCCGTACAACGGCAGCAGCGGCTGGCAGGTCTACGGCGGCACCTCGGTGGCCTCGCCGGTCATCGCCTCGGTGTACGCCCTGGCCGGCAACGCCGCGAGCATCAACAACAACTACCCCTACACCCACGACTCCGCGAGCACCTTCTTCGACGTCACGACCGGCTCCAACGGCTCGTGCTCGCCGACCCAGCTGTGCCACGCGCGCGCGGGCTGGGACGGCCCGACGGGCCTGGGCACGCCGAACGGCGTCGGCGGGTTCTGA